The DNA sequence TTGGCTTCAGGCCACTGCAAGCTAATCGTCAAGACGGACTGCCATTGCCCGCGAATTAGCGCTTCTGTTCTATGCTTTGACAAGACTACTGACACGTGCTGACATTGTGAGATAGCTGACACACAAGGACGGGTTCATGTGCCCATTTCTCATTGACTTATCAGCATCCTGATCTCCAAGGGTTTGTCTCAAGGACAAATAAGACCTTTTCAGTGAAAGGCCAATTTAAATGTGATATACGTGTTAGTGACGTTACCCCGATGATAGTTTGAGCAGTCAGTGAGGATCCAAAGGAAAAGTTACGTAATGttgtttcaaaattaaataactggCGTTTATTTTGTCCCCATGTACCTAAGCCAAAgcaaattgaaaacattttgtaagttggcatgctttttttcccttatACTCTGTTAGATTAGATGGCTAAACCAGAATAAAATACTAAGTCACATTTATCTCCAAGTTCATAGTTAAAGGTAACATGTTAACTTTGACAgccataaaaatgcatgttgtaaaaattatttttccagtttttccTTGATCTCCATCTCTTTTCCCAGGTCAAAAAGTACATTgtcataatgttttaatatgctgtatttttgtatcTGTTTTGTATgcactaaaaatgattctttagtacttACTTGATCTTAAGTTTATGTTAAGTGTACTCGATGACCCTATTTTGGGACTCCATACATATGACCTAAAATTCACTTTAGCATACTATCATAgaatctctgtatttaaaaaaaaatgtaatcacacTTGCAGTACACCATGAACCCATCTTTCATACACTAGTACACTCAAGTGTGTTACAAGTGgtgaataaatacatgttttaaatacagagttagtatattaaaagcacattttagttcatatgCATGTTGTCCCAAAATAGTtcagttgagtacacttagttGATTTTAAGTTTGTCTGAAGAACTGCTAGAGTATCATTTTTGGTATATTAGGTACAAAATAGTGTACAAAAATAGAACACGTTAAGTACATTATTGAAGTGTGCTTTTTTAACCTGATGTGGCGACCCTTGACTTATAATACAAATCAACAGAATAGATAAATTGTAGGAAAGAAAGCATTTCAGACGGTTCACTGCAGACTTTGGTTTCTTGGTAAACTGAATGCATGCGAGCTTATCTCAGCagaaaaatcttttcaaaatggTGTCATTGCTCTCTAGAAAGACAATTTAAatagatgtatttttttccttttcattccCTTTAGTGGAATAAATCATTTCTGTGcttttgtaatgtattaaacGCAggtatattatactgtatttatgtatgaaacatTAAGCATGTGTATTGCCATTCACATTTTCCTACACAGTCTTAAGAGAAGAGGGAGTGCAATTCAGCTTCAAATGCCTTTAGTGTTCCCCTTTTGATTACAATGTTAGTTAATTATTTCAGCTTTACACACAATGTCAAGTCCTTGTGCCTGGCGGCAATTAGAGATGTGCATTCATTAAAACCACCCTTGTTCTTTCCCTAATGCAGCCATCAGCTATAGGCCGTGCCTAACCATCCACACAATGAGGAAACGTAATTAATAACTGCACACGCtcacatttataaacacacatgtgCACCCTGCTTTATATAGAACGCATTCTGTGAATTGGAGGCAAATATTTGGAGTACAGATCAAGCATGTGTTTATGGGGCAGTAAAAGCTTTATTGAACTCCTGGAAGGCTTAGTAAACATATTCGTTTTACATGATGAAAAGGAAAAGTTACGTAGTTATGTAGGCTACATCTAAATACTGAAACATGCTACCTTTGCAATATGGAAAATGGAGGCCccgaaccacaaaaccagtcacacaggtatatttgtagaaatagcaaacaatacattgtatgggtcaaaaaattgtatttaggtaaaaaaaagtcatacagtcATGTTGGAAAGTGTTGCCTGAGGGCAGCAATTCAGCTACCTAAGCTTTTGGATGTAGTCAAAGACTTCTTAACCTGCATCTCTCTCTTACTGTCTGTTTCTTAGGTAACATCTTTGTGGTGAGTTTGGCGGTGGCGGACCTGGTGGTGGCCATCTATCCGTATCCGCTGGTACTGACCTCCATATTTCACCGGGGCTGGAACCTGGGATACATGCACTGCCAAATCAGCGGCTTCCTGATGGGTGTCAGTGTTATCGGCTCCATCTTCAACATCACCGGCATCGCTATCAACCGCTACTGTTATATCTGCCACAGCCTCAAATACGACAAGCTCTACAGCGACAAAAACTCAGTTTGCTATGTACTGTTAATCTGGGCCTTGACAGTGCTTGCTATTGTGCCCAACTTGTTCGTAGGCTCCTTGCAGTATGATCCACGGGTTTATTCCTGTACGTTCGAGCAGTCGGCGAGCTCGGCATACACGATCGCTGTCGTGTTCTTCCATTTCATTCTTCCCATCATGATCGTCACCTACTGTTACCTGCGAATCTGGGTTCTGGTCATACAGGTGCGACGACGGGTGAAGCCCGACAATCGTCCCAAGCTCACGCCTCATGACGTGCGAAACTTCGTCACaatgtttgttgttttcgtGCTCTTTGCCGTGTGCTGGGCACCATTAAACTTCATCGGGTTGGCTGTAGCGATTTCTCCCGAGCGTGTGGTTCCTTTAATACCTGAATGGCTGTTTGTGGCAAGTTATTTCATGGCATACTTTAACAGTTGCCTCAATGCAATCGTCTATGGAGTTTTGAACCAGAACTTCCGTCGTGAGTATAAGCGCATTGTGGTTTCAGTATGTACTGCCAGGATCTTCTTTGGGGAAAGTTCTAATGAAGCGCAAGAAAGACTCAAGAGTAAACCTTCGCCCCTCATGACTAACAACAATCAGGTCAAAGTGGACTCTGTGTAAGTGTTTAAGCATAAGACGTGAAAAGTACACAGCAAAACCAATCCTTGCTTGAAACTAAGCAGacttgatttaaaagaaaatctgatCACCAAATATGATGTTAGGACGTGGCGTCTAGCCCTGAAACTGTGATTTGTTGCCTCAacacaatcaaaacaaacaggaaattaTCATCATTGTcttttataaagcacttttttcaTTCTTGTTCAGACGTACTTGTAAGTATGTatgaatttattgtttaaatgtttacagtAATTGTATCAGCAAATCTATGTAAGACATACTTTGTGTAATGATTTTATATGAGTTATCTTTGTCTgaagagaacaaaaaacaaatacgaAGGTATGATGgatatatattactgtatataaatatatatagagagagtgagagagagagagagagagagagagtgagagagagtaagagagTTTCACTGATGTTGTTCATTCAGTGGAGAATGAAGAACAACGCTCTCAAAATGTTGCCATGTACATCAGCATATCTCTACAATGCCTGGCCATAAATGTGACCAAAACTTTATAAACACTCAACCAAAAGAGTTTGTTACAAAGTTTACTGTTTTGAGATGACCTCACCCGGTTCAACACTGTTACTCTACATATGAGAGAGCAATACACTT is a window from the Puntigrus tetrazona isolate hp1 chromosome 1, ASM1883169v1, whole genome shotgun sequence genome containing:
- the LOC122347900 gene encoding melatonin receptor type 1A-A, translating into MHCQISGFLMGVSVIGSIFNITGIAINRYCYICHSLKYDKLYSDKNSVCYVLLIWALTVLAIVPNLFVGSLQYDPRVYSCTFEQSASSAYTIAVVFFHFILPIMIVTYCYLRIWVLVIQVRRRVKPDNRPKLTPHDVRNFVTMFVVFVLFAVCWAPLNFIGLAVAISPERVVPLIPEWLFVASYFMAYFNSCLNAIVYGVLNQNFRREYKRIVVSVCTARIFFGESSNEAQERLKSKPSPLMTNNNQVKVDSV